Proteins encoded together in one Vitis vinifera cultivar Pinot Noir 40024 chromosome 4, ASM3070453v1 window:
- the LOC100253522 gene encoding protein neprosin has translation MGGLLQRKRRYSSSSSVVLLPLFWAFFLAIFLERSVDIVSGLEYSKDKQASSLTLERIQKHLDKINKPAVMTIESPDGDIIDCIDKWKQPAFDHPLLKNHKLQLVPPEMPRVRRMKEEEVKGDKHTSSRKNEERVVISGRGAWQVWHQNRTRCPKGTVPIRRTTVDDVLRAKSLYDFGKKQPRMALARHTVSPDDVNAKGHEYAIATSRPSEAVYGASATINVWNPSLQVEEEMSISQIWVLAGSFEGSDLNSVEAGWHVLPDLHGDKSTRLFAYWTADGYQSTGCYNTLCPGFVQVDKEIVVGTAIAPVSTISGELYESNIFIWKDPKTENWWLGYGNNNAVGYWPSNLFTHLAANATLVEWGGEVFNSKPNGAHTSTQMGSGRFAQEGNGKASYFRNLGLVDSNNDINPPQSISTQADNSNCYNINLLNNNDDWGTHFYFGGPGFNPNCP, from the exons ATGGGTGGTCTTCTACAAAGGAAGAGAAGAtactcatcttcttcttctgttGTTCTTCTACCTCTTTTTTGGGCTTTTTTCTTAGCCATTTTCTTGGAAAGATCAGTCGATATTGTTTCAGGTTTGGAGTACTCTAAGGACAAGCAAGCAAGTAGCTTGACGCTTGAGAGGATTCAGAAGCACTTAGACAAGATCAATAAGCCTGCTGTCATGACCATTGAG AGCCCAGATGGAGATATCATAGATTGCATTGATAAATGGAAACAACCTGCTTTTGATCATCCTCTTCTCAAGAATCATAAGCTTCAG TTGGTTCCACCAGAGATGCCAAGAGTGAGGAGAATGAAAGAAGAGGAAGTGAAGGGAGACAAACATACTTCAAGTAGGAAGAATGAAGAAAGGGTGGTGATTAGTGGGAGAGGTGCATGGCAAGTATGGCATCAAAATAGGACAAGGTGCCCCAAGGGCACAGTGCCCATCAGGAGGACCACGGTGGATGATGTGTTGAGGGCCAAATCTCTCTATGATTTTGGGAAGAAGCAACCAAGAATGGCTCTAGCCAGGCACACCGTTTCCCCGGATGATGTTAATGCCAAAGGCCATGAG TATGCCATCGCGACCTCGAGACCATCGGAGGCGGTGTACGGAGCATCTGCAACAATAAACGTGTGGAACCCATCCTTACAAGTGGAGGAAGAGATGAGTATCTCCCAGATTTGGGTTCTTGCCGGATCATTCGAGGGGTCAGATCTGAATAGCGTAGAAGCTGGGTGGCAT GTTCTGCCGGATCTGCATGGCGACAAGAGCACCAGATTATTTGCTTATTGGACG GCAGATGGATATCAATCAACAGGGTGTTACAACACTCTATGTCCAGGATTTGTGCAGGTGGACAAAGAAATAGTTGTGGGAACGGCCATTGCTCCGGTCTCCACCATCTCCGGCGAGCTATACGAAAGTAATATTTTCATATGGAAG gatCCAAAGACGGAAAATTGGTGGCTGGGGTACGGGAACAACAATGCAGTGGGATACTGGCCGTCAAACCTGTTCACACACTTAGCAGCGAATGCGACGCTGGTGGAGTGGGGTGGGGAGGTGTTCAATTCCAAGCCCAACGGCGCCCACACTTCCACCCAAATGGGCTCAGGCCGCTTCGCCCAAGAGGGCAATGGAAAGGCCAGCTATTTCCGAAACCTGGGACTTGTCGATTCAAATAACGACATCAACCCACCCCAAAGCATATCCACCCAAGCCGATAATAGCAATTGCTACAACATAAATCTCCTCAACAACAATGATGATTGGGGCACTCACTTCTATTTTGGGGGACCTGGATTTAATCCTAACTGCCCTTAG